In Parerythrobacter aestuarii, the sequence CAAGATCGAAGCAAAGCGCGACTGCGATCAGCGGCATCGAGACAAAGGTGACCAACGGGATCGCCATCACATTCGCCAGTGCGCCGTAGACTCCGGCCCGATGGAAATGAAACAGCACGATCGGCATCAGCGCGATCTCGATCACCAATCCGGTCATCAGCAGCATCAGGACTCGCCGGCCCGTGTGGAAGAACCAGCTCTCCTCACGCGGAGCGAGGAAGCGTTTGACCGGACTGGAGTTGTGCAAGGCAACGATAGCCATGACGGCGGCATAGCTCATCTGGAAGCTCGGCCCGATCACAGCTTCGGGCCAGAGCAGCATCACAAACCCCGCAGCCACGGCCAGCATTCGCAGCGATAATGGTTCACGACCCAGCGCGATCGCTATCAGGACCAACACCGCCGCTGCGCAGCTTCGCACGGTCGGCACTTCTGCCCCGGTCAACAGCGTATAGCCGATTCCCGCCCCGGCCCCGACCGCTGCAGCCACCAGCGGCAAACGCACCCGCAAGGCAAACCACGGCCACAGCGCCAACAGCTTGATGGCGAGAAGATAAGCTGCCGCAATAATCGCACTGACATGCAGGCCACTGATGGAAAGCAGGTGCGTCAAGCCAGCATCGCGCATGGCCTCCTCATCGGCCTCAGCGATGGCTCCGCGATCCCCGCTGGCAAATGCAGCAGCGATGGATCCGGCAGACCCTTGCAGCTTGCTGCGAACATGGGTGGAAAGTGCCCTTTGCACAGCGACAAGGCCCGACGGTGGCGGCGCCGGCTCCACTAACTCGATCTGACCGAGCACTGAGCCAGTCGCCGAATACCCATCGAACCATGCCCTGCGGGCGAAATTGTAGGCACCCGGAACCATCGGCGGCGATGGCGGCATCAACCGCGCCCTCAGCCGTACGACAGCGCCTTCACGATATTCCGGTTGCGCCTGATCCAGGGGCACGTTGACACGGATCTTGCGTGCGGTGCCCGTTTCTGCATCGCGAACCGCCAGCACCAGCCTGATCCGGTCGCGCGCCGGCTGTTCTTCGCGAGCGAGCACCCGACCCGAGTACCACTCGACCGCAGGTGCGGGAATCGCTTCCGCCCCGACCATTGCCGATCGAGCCCAGATCAGGCCGGTACCGAAGCCCAGTGCCAGGCTCAGCGCAACACATGCCATGCCCATGTGCACGAACCTTGACTGTCCCAGGATCATCCAGCCGCACAGCGCGCCCAGCCCGCACAAGCCCAAGAGAGCCACCCATTGCCACGGGCCCGGCAACACGAACCAGAGAATGATCCCGACGGCCATGGCGACAGCGACCCAGGGGGCCCTGTCGAAGCCGGAACTGCCGAGTTCTCGCTCCAGCACATCGGCTACGCTGGACAAGCGCCAGCGCGAGTGCCAAGGGCGTTGCTGCATTGCAGCATGACCTGGCCCCGGATCGCCTGCCAGAGGTATTTCGGGAGCGCCGTTGGTCGCCATGGATTTGAATTGAAAGGAAGCCACGCAAGATGGCAAGCACTGATGGAGCAGGAACGGGGACAGTCGTTACCCGCTTTGCCCCTTCGCCAACCGGATATTTGCATCTGGGTGGTGCGAGAACCGCACTCTTCAACTGGCTTTTCGCAAGGCACAATGGCGGCAAGGCGCTGCTCAGGATCGAGGATACCGACAAGAAGCGCAGCACACAGGATGCGATCGACAAGATCCTCGAAGGCCTGGACTGGCTTGGGCTCGACTATGATGAAGCGCCGGTATTCCAGTCGGAACGCGGTTCGCGCCATGTCGAAGTAGCAGAGAAGCTGCTCGAACACGGCTACGCCTATCGCTGCTACGCAACGCAGGAAGAGCTTGAGGAGATGCGTGCCGCCCAGCGCGCCTCCAAGCAACCGCTACGCTATGACGGGCGTTGGCGCCATCGCGACGCAGCGGATGCGCCTCCCGGGGCCCCTTTTGTCGTTCGCCTGAAGACACCGGAAGACGGCGAAACGACAATCGAAGACAAGGTCCAGGGCAGGGTCACCGTTCGCAACGGGGAACTTGACGACTATATCCTGCTCCGCGCTGATGGTTCGCCGACCTATATGCTGGCGGTCGTGGTCGACGACCATGACATGGGAATAACCCACGTCATTCGCGGCGACGATCACCTCAACAACGCATTCCGCCAGCTGCCGATCTATCATGCCATGCAGGCCATCGAAGGCGGCTGGGAAACCCCGACCTATGCCCATGTCCCGCTGATCCATGGGCAAGA encodes:
- a CDS encoding ComEC/Rec2 family competence protein, which codes for MATNGAPEIPLAGDPGPGHAAMQQRPWHSRWRLSSVADVLERELGSSGFDRAPWVAVAMAVGIILWFVLPGPWQWVALLGLCGLGALCGWMILGQSRFVHMGMACVALSLALGFGTGLIWARSAMVGAEAIPAPAVEWYSGRVLAREEQPARDRIRLVLAVRDAETGTARKIRVNVPLDQAQPEYREGAVVRLRARLMPPSPPMVPGAYNFARRAWFDGYSATGSVLGQIELVEPAPPPSGLVAVQRALSTHVRSKLQGSAGSIAAAFASGDRGAIAEADEEAMRDAGLTHLLSISGLHVSAIIAAAYLLAIKLLALWPWFALRVRLPLVAAAVGAGAGIGYTLLTGAEVPTVRSCAAAVLVLIAIALGREPLSLRMLAVAAGFVMLLWPEAVIGPSFQMSYAAVMAIVALHNSSPVKRFLAPREESWFFHTGRRVLMLLMTGLVIEIALMPIVLFHFHRAGVYGALANVMAIPLVTFVSMPLIAVALCFDLVGLGDPLWWLVGQSLDLLLNIAHFTAEQPGAVKLMPQMGMGTLALFVLGGLWLALWQGRKRLLGFVPTVMATLSLLLTPAPDVLVSGDGRHVGIVEGDGLIMLRESRSDYARDNLMELAGMQGEPVTITDWHGARCSRDFCSLTLRREGRDWQLLMARSRDRIEERALAAACDRADIVIADRWLPRSCRPQWLKADGRFLSREGGLALFLEEERFTSVAESEGEHGWWRSRRED
- the gltX gene encoding glutamate--tRNA ligase; this translates as MASTDGAGTGTVVTRFAPSPTGYLHLGGARTALFNWLFARHNGGKALLRIEDTDKKRSTQDAIDKILEGLDWLGLDYDEAPVFQSERGSRHVEVAEKLLEHGYAYRCYATQEELEEMRAAQRASKQPLRYDGRWRHRDAADAPPGAPFVVRLKTPEDGETTIEDKVQGRVTVRNGELDDYILLRADGSPTYMLAVVVDDHDMGITHVIRGDDHLNNAFRQLPIYHAMQAIEGGWETPTYAHVPLIHGQDGAKLSKRHGAVGVEAYRDEMGVLPEALFNYLLRLGWGHGDQEEFTKQQAIELFTLEGVGKSASRFDTKKLLNLNGFHIREADNTRLAHLVADKIGPSADAAVLAEAMPVLKVRARDINELAEGAAFLFSKRPLQMTEKAAALLTDDARAILAKISAVLHAENDWTIEALEATTKQLAESLELGLGKLAQPMRAALTGTTTSPGIFDVLVLLGREESLARIDAQATPSE